In Lactiplantibacillus pentosus, the sequence AATTCCTCCATCTATATGTAATTGCTTGCCACTATCCTATTGATTGCCCTGCAATGCTGGTTAGGTCAAGGTTGTTTTACGTTGCTGGACGTACCGATTAGATTGCATGCGTTGCTAGTCTTCGCATTTTTCCTAGATTGGTCACGTGCTTCTGAGGACGCTTTCAATTCAGGTCTCGACTGCCGCCCGTTTAGCTTATCCAAATCAACGTAACCTTTACGTTTTATGATACCGTACTTTTGCGATTTCCGCGCAAGTTTTCAACCGTAACTTGCATCACCCCGCGGTTACCCGTACAATAACAACAACGATTCCAATCACCGACACAAGCCCATACCGGGCCACGACAAAGGAGGCATTTCATGATTGCAGAAGCCGTTGCGACGGTCCTGATGTTGATCATCTTCATGGCAGGCTTTACCTATTTTCTCAATAGCCTATTTTTCCGGCGCATTGAAAAACATGATGCCGACCGGAAACGTGAACAGCGCAAACACCGTTGACTCAGCGTTTACTGGGATAGTGTTAAAGGCAACAACCGCCAGAAACAAGACGAATTAGTGTCAGCCTGCAGTTGTAGGTCCGTTCTACACCGGCTCCCACTACCACGGACAACACCTGTCCCTCTCCCAAAACGGATATTGATCAAAAATAAGCCAACCAAGTCTGACAAGCAAGGGTTAATGCTCATCTGACTTGGTTGGCTTATGTCATTTTCACTAAATTGCCCCAACGCTTACTATGCAGCTCAGCGAACTTGGCAGCTATCCGGTGATTAAACGATGGCCTCATTTTCCTCATTCAACTGATCACAGTCGATAATCAACTGACAAACTTCTTTATCCGGCGTCAACTTCATCGAATATTTACGTCCAAACTCAATCATGGTGTGGTGCGCTTGATGTAATTCTTCCGGTGCCATGACGCTGACGATTTTTTGCTCAACCTGCAATGGCGTGGCGGCTTGGTCCACAAAGTGTAGGCGCTTGGAGATTGCTGAAACGTGCGTGTCGACGGCAAAAGTCGGCTGTTCAAAGACGTCGCTCAGGACCACATTGGCGGTTTTACGGCCAGCACCCGGGAGCGCCATGATTCCTTTCCGGTCAGTTGGCACGACGTCATTCAAGTCTTCATGCACGATCCGAGCCGTTTTAATAATATTGCGGGCCTTATTGTGGAACAACCCAACCGATTTAATGATGGCCTCAACATCAGCGAGGTCCGCCATCATCAAGTCTTTTGGCTCCGGATACTTCTCGAATAGCACCGGCGTCACCTTATTTACGGAAACATCAGTCGCCTGTGCGCTCAAAATCACTGAAATCAAATACTGAAATGGCGTCCTTGAATCCAGCGACCGGCCCACTGGTCCAATTTCGTCTTCCATCTGATGAATCGCCCACACAATTTGGTCATCTTTTAGCATTGGTCTTGCCGCCTCTTTCTGATTGATTGATTAAGTTATATTTTACGGCTGTTGCGGGGTTCTGTCTATTGGTTTAGCGGGAGTGAGGTAACCGGGTGTTATCATTTCACACATTCGGACATTAGGGCTAGAATTCAACGTAACTACTAGAATTGGGCCCGAGACGTGCAACCAGTTTAGGTTCACCGGGACATAATTCAGATTAGCCAAATCTCGATGTCTACTCAAAGACATCAAACCAGCGACGTCGTACCGATTTACATTCAATATTCGACAACAGCGATACTAACCAATGATTAATAAGGAGGCGTGCACCATGCCAATTACCACGACACAAACTGACTTTCGCAGCCATTTGAAAGCCTATCTTGACCAAGTGACCGATAAAAATCACACTGTGTTAGTTACCCGCTCAAATCAGCGTACAGTGGCCGTTATCTCTCAGGAGCAACTCACCACGCTGCTCACCGCGGTCAGTGCTAATAAAGATTCACTTGCATATGCCGTTGCCCGTGATAAATTGATTGACATGCAGCTTTTAGCCAACGATCCGGCAATTGATAATCCGCAAGCTTATTGGGAGCGTTTAAACCCTACCAGTAAACAATAATGGTCATCATTTTTCGACCACTTCAAGCATTAAAAACGGGCTAATCCAGTCGTCTTTCGCCCTGAATTAGCCCGTTTAACTTTACCTATCGACTAGTTTTCATCGTCACGGTCCGCAAAGTAAGCTGCGCGCTGTTTGGCCCAATAGTCGTGGTCAGCGGCGGTAATTTCGCGTAAAACGTGGCACGGATTGCCGACTGCCACCACGTTATCTGGAATGTCATGCGTGACCACCGAACCGGAACCAATCACGACGTTACTTCCAATCGTGACGCCCGGATTGATGACCACGTTACCGCCAATCCAAACGTCATTACCGATTGTAATCGGCCAGCCGTATTCCAATTCTTCCGCACGAATCGCCGCATCGATCGGATGACCGGCCGTATACAGCCCAACGCGTGGCCCCATAAAGACGTTGTCCCCAATCGTGATGCGATTAACATCAACGAAAATCGCGTCATAATTGGCGTAAAAATGCTGACCAATCGTTGTATTCGTGCCGTAATCGGTATGAAACGGCGGCTCAATGTAGCCGCCAGCCCCGATTTTGTGAAACATGGCCGTCAATAATCGTTGCCGTTCTTCCGGCTGTTCTTCCGTGGTTTGGTTGAATTCCCGCACCAGTCGTTTGGCCCGATGATTCTCACGGCTCAATTCAGCATCGTTAGCAACATAGAGTTCGCCCGCCAACATCCGTTCTTTTTGTGATTTCACTTGTCCCGCTCCCTTATCGCTTCAGTATGATTATCCACAGCCTATCATAGCACGAGTCATCACCCCTGATTGTCCAATTTTGAAAGCAGCAGCGCCCATTTTAAGCAGTTGAGATAACTTTTAAAGCTTTTTTATACTGCTAAATTTTCAATATCGTTTATAATAAAGGGTATACACACCATTAAGGGAGTTTTAATCATTGAAAACATTTAAAAATATCATGAGTTGGGTGGTGCCGATTGCCATTGGGCTGATCATCGCCCTACTGATTCGTCAGTTCTGGTTCACGATGGTCAAAGTCGATGGGACTTCGATGCAGCCTAACTTGCAAAATAACGAACGCGTTGTTGCCTTTAAGACGAGTAAGATTAAGGCTGGTTCCGTCGTGGTCTTTGATGCTTATGGACTCGACCCGAACCAGACTGATAAGAAAGCTGTCTACGTCAAGCGGGTGATTGGGATGCCCGGCGACACAGTGCGCTATACCAGTTCTGGTAAGTTATACGTCAACAACAAACTCGTTAAGCAGACCTATTTAAAGAACAATTATCAACAGACGACCGGTTCGTTCATGTCGAATAGTCACAGTCAATTCACTGGCTGGACGCTCAACAGTCTGAGCCATGACCAAGGGTGGGCTAAATCGATCACCAACAACAAAGTTCCTAAGGGTTACTACTTTGTCATGGGTGACCACCGCAGCGTCTCCAACGATAGTCGCTACTGGGGGCTCGTGCCTAAGAGCAAGATGATTGGGGTCGTCAAAGCCTGGCCTTGGCAAAATCGCAAGCAATACATCAATAATTATCAACCTTAGTTTTAAGGATATGACAAACAAGTCGCCAATTGCGGCTTGTTTTTTGTTATATTAGAAGTATCTTAGAATGTTAGGAAGTTATTTATGATAACCAAAGTAACCCGCTACTTAAGCTGGTTGATTCCAATCATCATCGGGCTGGTCATCGCATTACTGATTCGCCAATTCTGGTTCACAATGGTCAAGGTCGACGGCGATTCAATGCAGCCTAACCTGCAGAATAATGAACACGTGGTCGCTGTCAAGACGAGCAAGGTCAAGCGTGGCAGTGTCATCGTCTTTCATGCATACGGCGTTGACGCCACCGAAAAGGACCGGAATGCCGTGTATGTGAAACGAGTCGTCGCAGTTGGCGGTGACACCGTCCGTTATACACATGCTGGTAAGCTTTACGTGAATAACAAGCTGGTCAAACAATCCTATCAGCCGAGCCGGTATCAATTAATGACCGGCTCATACATGGCAAATTCTCACAGCCAATTCACCGGCTGGACATTAAACAGCCTGAGTCACGATCAACCCGCTTGGCAGGTTAAGGTCACTAATAATCGCGTGCCTAAGGGTTCTTATTTCGTGCTAGGTGATCATCGTAGCGTCTCTAATGACGGTCGTAGTTGGGGCTTCGTGCCGCAATCAAAAGTGATTGGGGTCGTCAAAGCCTGGCCTTGGCAAAACCGCAAGCAATACATCAATAATTATCAACCTTAGTTTCAAGGATATGACAAACAAGTCGCCAATTGCGGCTTGTTTTTTGTTCTCGATTATTTCCATACACACATCATTCATGTATCGCCACAAAATTATCATGGCACTAAAAAAGCCGTAAGCGTTATACACATACTTACGACCACCATTAGTTTTATTTTGTCCACAGGGGATAACTTCCGAATTATTTTCCGACTTATCCCCCACTTGTTCATAACCGGAACAGTCTGCCTAAGATTGATTCTTAACACGCCGGTCGTGCAACCAAAAATACCCACAAATAAAAGGGCTCAATGGCACTAAAATCAGCGCCATCACGATATTTTTGAAGAAGTTGATGAATCCATCCATAAAGTCACTCTTCGCCTCAACTTGCGGCGTCAGTGCAGTCGGTACTGGTTTCGGCTTAGTGCGCTTGGCGGCAACTGACCATGGCCGGCCAGAATCCTGTATGATCTGGTCATCGTCCGGGCGCGTCGATTCAGGTTCTTTGGGCGTTTTGCGCCAGACTTGAAACACACGCGGCCAGCGATACTTCACGATTGGAAATAGGACCAACGCACAAATAATGCTATAAATCACCAACGGATTGAATTCCAGCACGATGTGATTGACTTCTTGGCGCGCGGTGAAAAACATCAACATAAAGACGGCAATTGCACCGTAAAACCAACTAATTAACAAATTACTCGCTTTCCACATGGGTTGTCACCTCCTCAATCATTGATTGGCGCAAACGCACCATACTTTTGCACTGGATACCATTCTCATAGATTGGTGCTGGATAGTTATCCACAAAGTAGTCGACCCAAATATCGACTAGTTCAAAGCCGGCACGTTGATAAATCGCTAGCTGCCGTAGTGACGAATTACCGGTGCCAATTTGCAGTTCACGACAAGTCGGATCTTGTCGACAAACAGCGATTGCCGCGTTTAACAGTGCCTTAGCAATCCCCTGATGTTGATAGGTTGGGGCGACCGCTATCGATTTGATTTCACGAATTTCTGGCCGCTCGTTTGTTAACAGAATAGCGCCTACGACCTGGCCATCCTGTTGATAGCCATAACAAGTTGCTGTCGATAAGTACGTCCTAATCTGGTCCCATGAGGGGTCTGCCGCCAATAATAGCGCCCTTGGAACCTGTGAGGCAGCAATCGGCCGAATGCTCATGAGCGGCGGCGTTGTTGATGCCGCTGATAGCCATTACCCCAGCAGACGTACGGAATAATGACCGCAATGATTGCCAGTGCATACTCGCGCACCGTCAAGTCCATCGCGTTGACCAACACCAAATAAGCCAGCAAAATAGTCCACAAAACTGGCGCAATCCCGCCGACCCAGAAATGGCGACTGGCTGTAAAGACATATTCTTCTAAGATAAATACGACAATCGCCACGATCCCTAAAATCAATAGTTGCATCATGCCACTTCCTCACTTGTGATTAAGCTTGCTTGTTAAGTTGCTGCAACATATCCACAAAACGTCCCGTGTTTAAGTTATCCACATCCTCATCAGAATAGAAGATGATCATTTGTGAACGTTGTTCTGGGGATAAGTTGGCTTGCGACCCAAAATAGACTAAGTAGACGTCCGCACGATGGTCCGTCAAGCTCTGACCATAATCCGTGTCGAGCGTTACCGTGAAGTCCTTCCCTAATTGTTCTGACAATGCATCCATGAACGCCTGAACGTTCGCCGCTTTGGCTGTTTCCTGTCCTGCAACCACACTTGTAATAATATTAACTTGCATCCGAAAAACTCCTAGTTAATTATTTAAAACTCAATTTTCACCCTAGCGCATTTTCCCGTAAATCGCAAGTCACGCGTTATCCACAGTGGACAACTTAGTGGCTGGCTTGCAATGTAAACTTATCCCCTGTATAAGTCACCACGGCAACTGCACTCGGGGCAATTTCTTCACGGGTCGCCATACTGCCCGTTGCGAGGTAGTGAATCATCCGCATCGTTGCGGGATCCACGACCAGTAGCGCTGTTCCCTGGTCACGCGTCGCTGCCACGACTTCTTGTAAGCCCCCTTGGTAGCGGGTCCAAAATTCAGTCCCGCTTTCTGCCAACCCATCTGCATCATGATCGTGCAGCAGTGTCTGCAATTCACTCGGCGTTTGGTCGGCCGCAAAGTCTGGTACACTCGGATAGCCTAGTTTGGTCGCAAAACCAGACCACACGGCTGCCCGTTCTGTGCCTTCAAACCCACCATAAAATGGCGCACGTAATGCCGACAATGTCTGTAACTTAACCGCTTGCGGCTGCGCATTTAAAATCAGTTGCGCCGTCTGAACAGCCCGACCGGTATCACTCGCAAAGGCCGCCTCAAATGGTGTATCGGCGAGCTGCTGTCCAACGGCCGCACTCGCTTGGACGCCAGCGACAGTTAGCGGTGTGCCACTCCAACCCTGGAACCGGTCAAGTTGATTAAAGTACGTTGCCCCCGCAACGACTAAGTATAAGGTGATAGATTTCATGGTGAATTCTCCGTTAGTTTTTTAGATTATTCAACTATTTTAGCATAAAAGCGGGGGCGGACAAACGGGTCTTTGTGACTAGTTTGGTGTGAATTTGAGTAGAAAGTCGTGCTGGCTGGCGCATAGCTGCTATACACAACACATAAAGGACACGACGGAGGTGGTCGTGTC encodes:
- a CDS encoding endonuclease III domain-containing protein; amino-acid sequence: MLKDDQIVWAIHQMEDEIGPVGRSLDSRTPFQYLISVILSAQATDVSVNKVTPVLFEKYPEPKDLMMADLADVEAIIKSVGLFHNKARNIIKTARIVHEDLNDVVPTDRKGIMALPGAGRKTANVVLSDVFEQPTFAVDTHVSAISKRLHFVDQAATPLQVEQKIVSVMAPEELHQAHHTMIEFGRKYSMKLTPDKEVCQLIIDCDQLNEENEAIV
- a CDS encoding sugar O-acetyltransferase, translated to MKSQKERMLAGELYVANDAELSRENHRAKRLVREFNQTTEEQPEERQRLLTAMFHKIGAGGYIEPPFHTDYGTNTTIGQHFYANYDAIFVDVNRITIGDNVFMGPRVGLYTAGHPIDAAIRAEELEYGWPITIGNDVWIGGNVVINPGVTIGSNVVIGSGSVVTHDIPDNVVAVGNPCHVLREITAADHDYWAKQRAAYFADRDDEN
- the lepB gene encoding signal peptidase I → MKTFKNIMSWVVPIAIGLIIALLIRQFWFTMVKVDGTSMQPNLQNNERVVAFKTSKIKAGSVVVFDAYGLDPNQTDKKAVYVKRVIGMPGDTVRYTSSGKLYVNNKLVKQTYLKNNYQQTTGSFMSNSHSQFTGWTLNSLSHDQGWAKSITNNKVPKGYYFVMGDHRSVSNDSRYWGLVPKSKMIGVVKAWPWQNRKQYINNYQP
- the lepB gene encoding signal peptidase I, translated to MITKVTRYLSWLIPIIIGLVIALLIRQFWFTMVKVDGDSMQPNLQNNEHVVAVKTSKVKRGSVIVFHAYGVDATEKDRNAVYVKRVVAVGGDTVRYTHAGKLYVNNKLVKQSYQPSRYQLMTGSYMANSHSQFTGWTLNSLSHDQPAWQVKVTNNRVPKGSYFVLGDHRSVSNDGRSWGFVPQSKVIGVVKAWPWQNRKQYINNYQP
- a CDS encoding histidine phosphatase family protein, giving the protein MKSITLYLVVAGATYFNQLDRFQGWSGTPLTVAGVQASAAVGQQLADTPFEAAFASDTGRAVQTAQLILNAQPQAVKLQTLSALRAPFYGGFEGTERAAVWSGFATKLGYPSVPDFAADQTPSELQTLLHDHDADGLAESGTEFWTRYQGGLQEVVAATRDQGTALLVVDPATMRMIHYLATGSMATREEIAPSAVAVVTYTGDKFTLQASH
- a CDS encoding type II toxin-antitoxin system Phd/YefM family antitoxin, producing the protein MPITTTQTDFRSHLKAYLDQVTDKNHTVLVTRSNQRTVAVISQEQLTTLLTAVSANKDSLAYAVARDKLIDMQLLANDPAIDNPQAYWERLNPTSKQ
- a CDS encoding GNAT family N-acetyltransferase codes for the protein MSIRPIAASQVPRALLLAADPSWDQIRTYLSTATCYGYQQDGQVVGAILLTNERPEIREIKSIAVAPTYQHQGIAKALLNAAIAVCRQDPTCRELQIGTGNSSLRQLAIYQRAGFELVDIWVDYFVDNYPAPIYENGIQCKSMVRLRQSMIEEVTTHVESE